The Actinomycetota bacterium genome includes a region encoding these proteins:
- a CDS encoding D-alanyl-D-alanine carboxypeptidase, which yields MPSAPRSADRAIPVRPAPASIPLAGTRVAGDPLSRTAASRILRPVNPRRRRRSPLASARHRALALALAALLLAPASARGALLDADRIGGIEIGSPAAGPGLRAVAPDVGMAAGILVTGDGRELWSRFSDDERAMASITKVMTAVVALEHTKPDDKMRIETRATRVGESEAGLVAGRTYAVRKVLEALLVKSGNDAAEALALHVAGSEKAFVDLMNAKAAALGMTHTHFVNAHGLDAPGHRTSAADLATLCRYAMGDAEFRRIVALDKATIPGPKGTVITMENSNKLIASYAGATGVKTGWTDDAGYCVATSAERGGVTLYAIVLGAQSETTRFSYARRLLDWGFEHYRPRRLATTGDDRGAVPVTDYLDVTVPLMTAVTTDVPVFDLEGTVTVTADVATEVEAPVVRGQRLGTLTAVQGDRLLARIAIVAASDVEEPGFWERIGIWFTRVWRRVFGGQRVAPARVVPAALGTP from the coding sequence ATGCCATCCGCACCCCGCTCGGCAGATCGGGCCATCCCCGTCCGGCCCGCGCCTGCAAGTATACCGCTCGCCGGAACCCGCGTTGCCGGCGACCCGTTGAGCCGGACGGCGGCGTCGCGGATACTGCGACCTGTGAACCCCCGCCGCCGCCGAAGGTCGCCCCTCGCGTCCGCGCGACACCGCGCGCTCGCGCTCGCGCTCGCAGCGCTGCTGCTGGCGCCTGCGTCCGCACGCGGCGCGCTGCTCGACGCCGACCGCATCGGCGGCATCGAGATCGGCTCGCCCGCCGCCGGTCCCGGCCTGCGTGCGGTCGCACCGGACGTGGGCATGGCGGCCGGCATCCTCGTCACCGGCGACGGGCGCGAGCTGTGGAGCCGGTTCTCCGATGACGAGCGTGCCATGGCGAGCATCACCAAGGTGATGACGGCCGTCGTCGCGCTCGAGCACACGAAGCCTGACGACAAGATGCGCATCGAGACGCGGGCGACCAGGGTGGGGGAGTCGGAGGCCGGGCTCGTGGCGGGCAGGACCTACGCGGTGCGCAAGGTGCTCGAGGCGCTGCTCGTGAAGTCCGGCAACGATGCCGCCGAGGCACTTGCGCTGCACGTCGCGGGCAGTGAGAAGGCGTTCGTCGACCTGATGAACGCGAAGGCGGCCGCATTGGGCATGACTCACACTCACTTCGTCAATGCGCACGGGCTCGACGCGCCGGGCCACCGCACCTCCGCGGCGGACCTGGCGACGTTGTGCCGGTACGCGATGGGGGATGCCGAGTTCAGGCGGATCGTCGCGCTGGACAAGGCCACCATCCCCGGCCCGAAGGGGACGGTGATCACCATGGAGAACTCGAACAAGCTGATTGCGTCCTACGCCGGCGCCACCGGCGTGAAGACCGGCTGGACCGACGACGCCGGCTACTGCGTCGCCACCTCCGCGGAGCGGGGTGGTGTGACGCTGTACGCCATCGTCCTCGGCGCGCAGTCCGAGACGACGCGGTTCAGCTACGCACGCAGGCTGCTCGACTGGGGCTTCGAACACTACCGGCCCCGGCGCCTGGCGACGACGGGCGACGACCGCGGCGCCGTGCCGGTGACCGACTATCTCGACGTGACGGTGCCGCTCATGACCGCGGTGACCACCGACGTGCCCGTGTTCGACCTCGAGGGGACCGTGACGGTCACCGCCGACGTCGCGACCGAGGTCGAGGCGCCGGTCGTGCGCGGGCAGCGGCTCGGTACCCTGACCGCCGTCCAGGGCGACCGGCTTCTCGCGCGCATCGCGATCGTCGCGGCGTCCGACGTCGAGGAACCCGGGTTCTGGGAGCGGATCGGCATCTGGTTCACGCGCGTGTGGCGTCGTGTGTTCGGCGGGCAGAGGGTGGCGCCGGCGCGGGTCGTGCCCGCGGCGCTCGGCACACCGTGA
- a CDS encoding prepilin-type N-terminal cleavage/methylation domain-containing protein, whose amino-acid sequence MRDDRGFTLVELVTVLAIIALLVAIALASYVTSVRYTTRMLCAANRRGFTRSASIFTAEHNSTQPATLEDLRPYVRNFDSAAHCPADDRLIEWDAAGMEAVCTYPGHQP is encoded by the coding sequence ATGCGCGACGACCGCGGGTTCACGCTCGTCGAGCTCGTCACCGTCCTGGCGATCATCGCGCTGCTCGTCGCGATCGCCCTCGCTTCCTACGTCACGTCGGTCCGCTACACCACGCGCATGCTGTGCGCGGCGAACCGCCGAGGGTTCACCCGTTCGGCGAGCATATTCACCGCGGAGCACAACAGCACGCAGCCCGCCACGCTCGAGGACCTGCGCCCGTACGTGCGCAACTTCGACAGCGCGGCACATTGCCCCGCAGACGATCGCCTCATCGAGTGGGACGCGGCGGGGATGGAAGCCGTGTGCACCTACCCCGGCCACCAGCCGTGA